A stretch of the Synechocystis sp. PCC 7338 genome encodes the following:
- a CDS encoding SDR family NAD(P)-dependent oxidoreductase: protein MELTGKTALVTGGGIRVGRALVVALAEAGCNVFIHYGNSQAGALEAQQEVEALGRKAFVYSADLSDAQATQTVIPKAQEVFGQVDILINSASVFPLEDKFFQVDLDLWEWIFAVNLRAPFQLSQAFAQQVSGDRQGKIININDARIPRPRPDHFVYRLTKRGLWDMTEILALELAPNITVNGLALGQILEAPEAPDPEQFMRDYAERRIPLKMTGNPKVVTDAALYLLQQDFLSGTTIRLDGAEYLKF from the coding sequence ATGGAATTAACTGGAAAAACAGCCCTGGTCACCGGGGGAGGCATAAGGGTTGGTCGGGCCCTAGTTGTGGCACTGGCAGAAGCGGGGTGTAACGTCTTCATTCATTACGGCAATTCACAAGCAGGGGCCCTGGAGGCTCAGCAAGAGGTGGAGGCATTGGGCCGGAAAGCTTTTGTCTATTCTGCTGACTTGAGCGATGCCCAGGCGACCCAAACGGTTATTCCCAAAGCTCAGGAAGTATTTGGTCAGGTGGATATTCTGATCAACAGTGCCTCGGTTTTTCCCCTGGAAGATAAATTCTTTCAAGTGGATCTCGATCTCTGGGAATGGATTTTTGCGGTTAACCTCCGGGCTCCCTTTCAGTTATCCCAGGCCTTTGCCCAGCAGGTATCCGGCGATCGCCAGGGGAAAATTATCAATATTAACGATGCCCGTATTCCCCGACCCCGGCCAGACCATTTTGTTTACCGTCTCACCAAACGGGGTTTGTGGGATATGACGGAAATTTTAGCCCTGGAATTAGCCCCCAATATCACCGTCAATGGCCTCGCCCTGGGGCAGATTTTAGAAGCTCCGGAAGCCCCGGATCCGGAACAGTTTATGCGGGATTATGCCGAGCGACGTATTCCTTTAAAAATGACTGGTAATCCAAAAGTAGTCACTGATGCGGCGTTATATTTACTGCAACAAGATTTCTTGAGTGGTACCACCATCCGTTTAGATGGAGCAGAGTATTTGAAGTTTTAA
- a CDS encoding response regulator transcription factor, whose translation MKILIVEDDPLMQLGLEQALGAHERFEIIGRVDNGYGAVQQAAALNPDLIVMDIGLPGLDGIEATKQIKQASPQIHIVVLTSHTLPNEIIAALSSGADAYCVKGATLERLILAIAAAQDGATYLDPQIARVVVENLKPPVPEGQADVSSLSEREIDVLKLIVEGKSNQEIAQTLYLSTNTIKTHVRGIMNKLSVDDRVQAAVIALRSGLV comes from the coding sequence ATGAAAATTTTGATCGTTGAAGATGATCCATTGATGCAATTAGGGTTAGAGCAAGCCTTGGGGGCCCATGAGCGTTTTGAAATTATCGGTCGAGTAGATAATGGCTATGGTGCGGTGCAACAAGCGGCGGCCCTAAACCCAGACTTGATCGTGATGGACATTGGTTTGCCTGGGCTAGATGGCATTGAAGCCACCAAACAAATCAAACAAGCTTCCCCTCAGATTCATATTGTGGTGTTAACTTCCCACACCCTGCCCAATGAGATTATCGCCGCTTTATCCAGTGGGGCCGATGCCTATTGTGTGAAGGGGGCCACCTTGGAGCGCTTAATTTTGGCGATCGCCGCCGCCCAGGATGGAGCCACCTACCTAGACCCCCAAATTGCCCGGGTAGTGGTGGAAAATCTCAAACCGCCAGTGCCGGAAGGCCAAGCCGACGTGTCGAGCCTCTCGGAAAGGGAAATTGACGTATTGAAATTGATTGTGGAAGGAAAAAGTAACCAAGAAATTGCCCAAACCTTATATCTAAGCACCAACACAATTAAAACCCATGTACGAGGCATCATGAATAAATTGTCCGTCGATGACCGAGTGCAGGCCGCCGTTATCGCTCTGCGTTCCGGTTTGGTTTGA
- a CDS encoding DNA adenine methylase, with amino-acid sequence MKIKQTIAKPFLKWAGGKGKLIEQLVNFFPPEITTGQLTKYAEPFIGGGALYFYVAQHYPQIEKFFISDCNQQLVLAYKTIQQNVDDLVDFLNQLQQKYYCFDQDERKDFFYQQRLIFNKNVAEINLEKFSKLWIEQTGLLIFLNRTCFNGLFRVNSKGEFNVPFGDYKNPKICDAENLQLVAGLLAKTEIKFADFRASNNFIDSATFVYFDPPYRPLNKTSSFTSYAQGDFNDQEQSRLVDYFRVLSDKKAKLMLSNSDPKNVDENDNFFEELYQDFRIERVSAARMINSQADKRGKLNELLITNY; translated from the coding sequence GTGAAAATTAAGCAAACTATTGCCAAGCCATTCCTAAAATGGGCTGGGGGTAAGGGAAAGTTAATTGAACAATTGGTTAATTTCTTTCCCCCGGAAATCACCACTGGTCAATTGACTAAATACGCGGAGCCTTTTATTGGTGGTGGGGCGTTGTATTTTTATGTTGCTCAGCATTACCCCCAGATAGAAAAATTCTTTATCTCTGACTGCAACCAGCAATTAGTTTTGGCTTATAAAACTATTCAGCAAAATGTTGATGATCTAGTTGATTTTCTAAATCAGTTACAGCAGAAATATTATTGTTTCGATCAAGATGAAAGAAAAGATTTTTTTTATCAGCAGCGATTAATATTTAATAAGAATGTTGCCGAAATAAATTTAGAGAAGTTTAGTAAATTGTGGATAGAACAAACTGGCTTACTAATATTTTTAAATCGCACTTGTTTTAACGGTTTATTTCGAGTAAACTCCAAAGGAGAATTTAATGTACCCTTTGGGGATTATAAAAATCCCAAGATTTGTGATGCTGAAAATCTTCAATTAGTAGCTGGTTTACTTGCAAAAACAGAAATAAAATTTGCTGATTTCAGGGCGAGCAACAATTTTATTGATTCTGCAACTTTTGTTTATTTTGACCCGCCCTACCGTCCCTTAAATAAAACTTCTAGTTTTACTTCCTATGCCCAGGGAGATTTTAACGATCAGGAACAATCAAGATTGGTGGATTATTTTCGTGTACTTAGTGACAAGAAAGCCAAGCTCATGTTGAGCAATTCCGATCCTAAAAATGTAGATGAGAATGATAATTTTTTCGAAGAATTATACCAAGATTTTCGTATTGAAAGAGTCAGTGCCGCCCGCATGATTAACAGTCAAGCAGATAAACGGGGCAAACTCAACGAATTGTTAATTACCAACTACTAA
- a CDS encoding DUF427 domain-containing protein, giving the protein MAKAIWNGVVLADSDQCEVVEGNYYFPPDSIHPQYFQPSNTNTVCGWKGTASYYTVVVDGQTNPDAAWYYPDPKPRAENIKGYIAFWRGVKVEA; this is encoded by the coding sequence ATGGCCAAAGCAATCTGGAATGGGGTCGTCCTCGCTGACAGCGATCAATGTGAAGTGGTGGAAGGCAACTACTACTTTCCCCCCGACAGCATCCATCCCCAGTATTTCCAGCCCAGCAACACCAACACCGTTTGCGGTTGGAAAGGCACCGCCAGTTACTACACCGTAGTGGTGGACGGCCAAACAAACCCCGATGCAGCTTGGTATTACCCCGATCCCAAACCCAGGGCGGAAAACATTAAAGGCTACATTGCTTTTTGGCGGGGTGTAAAGGTTGAAGCCTAA